Proteins co-encoded in one Methanobacterium veterum genomic window:
- a CDS encoding 4Fe-4S binding protein — protein MPKHIASGLKYLAAVELIREGRSQKEISEMLDMDRSTLSHYLNGRNISMGSIEIAELIKGFCPKDFLELTSALLEDRDTTRTIVKTCLNQKYRAKVRDSCIGCGLCVDTCLMNAISLDNLKAQIDNDSCCGCLMCEEKCPTNSIKIMMEE, from the coding sequence ATGCCAAAACACATTGCTTCAGGATTAAAATATTTAGCGGCAGTAGAACTCATTAGAGAGGGACGCAGCCAGAAAGAAATATCTGAAATGCTGGATATGGACAGATCAACACTTTCTCATTATTTGAATGGTAGAAATATATCGATGGGATCTATAGAGATAGCAGAACTCATTAAAGGTTTTTGTCCAAAGGATTTTCTGGAGCTAACAAGTGCTCTTTTGGAAGACAGGGATACAACAAGAACAATTGTTAAGACATGTTTAAACCAAAAATACAGAGCAAAAGTGAGGGATTCATGTATTGGTTGTGGGCTTTGTGTAGATACATGTTTGATGAATGCCATATCGTTGGATAATCTCAAAGCACAGATAGACAATGATTCATGTTGTGGATGTCTCATGTGCGAAGAAAAATGTCCTACTAACTCAATTAAAATTATGATGGAGGAATAA
- the fwdF gene encoding tungsten-dependent formylmethanofuran dehydrogenase subunit FwdF, protein MAANVKEVKAKNFDIERSAEEERKLSFKNETCVGCGICEQICPVEAIKLGDIGAIVRTGAEEPKITIDEHKCVLCGMCDVACPVDALDLTIDGKPIKEIETYPRLVSSAEISDDACVYCKACERACPQEAVTVARILPDRSKLVSGEIEINKEKCIDCGVCEEMCPADAITIEQKGPEDFEISVDEEKCVYCGVCKRACPENAIMEACRACSYGEYEISPEAAEITGKAIIDEESCVRCGWCEDVCPKEAVIVEKPFEGELEFDEEKCEACGACVDICPCDVLEFHKPSKPAEIGEKIDKKEQFCIYCGACANVCPTKAINVKRTAVNYTPTKSKSWQQRLESLKT, encoded by the coding sequence ATGGCTGCAAATGTAAAAGAAGTCAAAGCCAAGAATTTCGACATTGAAAGATCAGCTGAAGAAGAAAGAAAGCTGTCATTCAAGAATGAAACATGTGTTGGCTGCGGCATTTGTGAACAGATATGCCCAGTAGAGGCAATAAAACTCGGCGACATTGGTGCAATAGTAAGAACCGGTGCTGAAGAGCCTAAAATAACAATCGACGAACATAAATGTGTACTTTGTGGTATGTGTGATGTTGCATGCCCTGTAGATGCATTAGATCTCACAATAGACGGTAAACCAATTAAAGAAATAGAAACTTACCCACGTCTCGTATCTTCTGCAGAAATAAGTGATGATGCATGTGTTTACTGTAAAGCATGTGAAAGAGCATGTCCACAGGAAGCAGTAACCGTTGCAAGGATACTCCCTGACAGGTCAAAACTTGTATCTGGTGAAATCGAGATCAACAAAGAAAAATGTATAGACTGTGGTGTATGTGAAGAAATGTGCCCTGCAGATGCTATAACAATTGAACAGAAAGGTCCTGAAGACTTTGAAATATCAGTAGATGAAGAAAAATGTGTTTACTGTGGTGTATGTAAACGTGCATGTCCTGAAAATGCTATAATGGAAGCATGCAGAGCATGTTCATACGGTGAATACGAAATCAGCCCAGAAGCAGCTGAAATCACTGGTAAAGCAATCATTGATGAAGAATCATGTGTAAGGTGCGGATGGTGCGAAGACGTCTGTCCAAAAGAAGCAGTAATTGTTGAAAAACCATTTGAAGGTGAACTGGAATTTGACGAAGAAAAATGTGAAGCATGTGGAGCATGTGTAGATATATGCCCATGTGATGTATTAGAATTCCACAAACCATCCAAACCAGCTGAAATCGGTGAAAAAATCGATAAAAAAGAACAGTTCTGTATATACTGTGGAGCATGTGCAAATGTATGTCCTACAAAAGCCATAAACGTAAAAAGAACTGCAGTTAATTACACACCTACTAAATCCAAATCATGGCAACAAAGATTAGAATCTTTAAAAACTTAA
- a CDS encoding 4Fe-4S binding protein, translating to MELKVNQDKCLGCGVCVVACPINASISPEVSGGHGPKTEDVIMMVENGVIKLFSKDSCTKCGTCQVFCPTDAIWLE from the coding sequence ATGGAACTTAAAGTAAACCAAGACAAATGTCTCGGATGCGGTGTTTGTGTAGTCGCATGCCCAATAAATGCATCAATCAGTCCTGAAGTTTCAGGTGGACACGGTCCTAAGACCGAAGACGTAATTATGATGGTTGAAAATGGAGTAATCAAATTATTCAGTAAAGATAGCTGTACAAAATGTGGTACCTGCCAAGTATTCTGTCCTACAGATGCAATCTGGCTAGAATGA
- a CDS encoding molybdopterin dinucleotide binding domain-containing protein, which produces MTYVEKPAVPKVVKFEEPTAKERTKLEVMLNTGSDIYQGACKKRGSTLKDEYRKVAGVAYMDPKDMAKLGVANWEHVKVVSDWGEVIVFAAHSRDAPHEGTIFIPKGPWANVVTSPETYCCCDPTYKGIMCTVEKSEEDVLLMADLMRATYKKYVDDKDEESIAKLTSLGEMPVYKKL; this is translated from the coding sequence TTGACTTATGTAGAAAAACCAGCCGTTCCAAAAGTAGTAAAATTTGAAGAACCAACTGCTAAAGAACGAACTAAATTAGAAGTAATGCTTAACACAGGTTCCGACATTTACCAAGGAGCTTGCAAAAAAAGAGGATCTACCCTTAAAGATGAATACAGAAAAGTTGCTGGAGTAGCATACATGGACCCTAAAGACATGGCTAAATTAGGTGTCGCTAACTGGGAACATGTGAAAGTTGTTTCTGACTGGGGAGAAGTAATAGTATTCGCTGCTCACTCAAGGGATGCACCTCATGAAGGCACAATATTTATACCAAAAGGACCATGGGCAAATGTAGTAACAAGCCCTGAAACCTACTGCTGTTGTGACCCTACATACAAAGGGATCATGTGTACAGTTGAAAAATCTGAAGAAGACGTTTTATTAATGGCTGACCTTATGAGGGCAACCTACAAAAAATACGTCGATGATAAGGATGAAGAAAGCATCGCCAAACTTACTTCACTTGGAGAGATGCCGGTCTACAAGAAATTATAA
- a CDS encoding formylmethanofuran dehydrogenase subunit B: MANYEEPITDYDEIVENCTCAFCGCNCDDLDYLVKDGHVVAVRHACRLGASKIMEDMDQRLLVPMIRNEEGELEEVDWDAALDKAAELIAGAVRPVFYGWSETSIETMHHGLELGELVGAVLDNQATICHGPSIQAVQNVGYPIFTLGEGKNRADMVVYTGSNAMNSHPRHMARYSTFPRGYFRPRGRYDRTVVTMDPKYSDTAKMSDVWIGFEQNGDYEFYNAIRAVLKGKKLKKDVISGIPKEDIYELTEKMKNAQFGTLYFGLGLTHTLSKQRNIDIAIQMIADLNKYSKWVLMPMRGHFNVNGFNIFMSYETGFPYGVDFSRGYQRYMNGETNTIDLLTRKECDVFMVIAADPGAHYPGGAVKHLAEIPVIQIDIHWGPSTEIADVVLPGSFIGVEAAGTSYRMDGVPIYMKKAIDKPETCRDDEWIVKELLERVKKIKAEQGTSQSEEGALAK, encoded by the coding sequence ATGGCAAATTACGAAGAACCAATAACAGACTACGATGAAATCGTAGAAAACTGTACTTGCGCTTTTTGCGGATGTAACTGTGACGATTTAGATTATTTAGTTAAAGATGGGCATGTTGTTGCAGTAAGACATGCTTGCAGACTAGGTGCTAGTAAGATTATGGAAGATATGGACCAGAGATTATTAGTGCCAATGATAAGGAATGAAGAAGGTGAACTTGAAGAAGTTGACTGGGACGCTGCTTTAGATAAAGCTGCAGAACTTATAGCTGGAGCTGTAAGACCTGTATTCTACGGTTGGAGTGAAACTTCAATTGAAACCATGCACCACGGTCTCGAACTTGGTGAATTAGTAGGAGCTGTATTAGACAACCAGGCAACTATCTGCCACGGTCCTTCTATCCAGGCAGTTCAGAATGTAGGATACCCTATTTTCACCCTCGGAGAAGGTAAAAACCGTGCAGACATGGTTGTTTACACTGGAAGTAACGCTATGAACTCTCACCCAAGACACATGGCTAGATACAGTACTTTCCCAAGGGGATACTTCAGGCCAAGGGGAAGATACGACAGAACTGTTGTTACAATGGACCCTAAATACAGTGACACAGCTAAAATGTCAGATGTATGGATTGGGTTTGAACAAAACGGGGACTACGAGTTTTACAACGCTATAAGGGCAGTTTTAAAAGGTAAAAAACTTAAAAAAGATGTAATCTCAGGTATACCTAAAGAAGACATATATGAATTAACCGAAAAAATGAAAAATGCTCAATTCGGTACACTTTACTTCGGTTTAGGTTTAACCCACACATTATCCAAACAGAGAAACATTGACATAGCTATTCAAATGATAGCTGACTTAAACAAATACTCCAAATGGGTACTGATGCCTATGAGGGGTCACTTCAACGTTAACGGGTTCAATATTTTCATGTCTTATGAAACTGGATTCCCATACGGTGTCGACTTCTCAAGAGGATACCAGAGATACATGAACGGGGAAACTAACACTATAGATCTCTTAACAAGGAAAGAATGTGATGTATTCATGGTAATAGCTGCAGATCCAGGAGCACACTACCCTGGAGGAGCTGTTAAACACCTTGCAGAAATTCCAGTCATACAGATAGATATCCACTGGGGACCATCAACTGAAATAGCAGATGTAGTACTTCCAGGATCCTTCATAGGTGTGGAAGCTGCTGGTACCAGTTATAGGATGGACGGTGTTCCAATCTACATGAAAAAAGCTATAGACAAACCTGAAACTTGCAGAGACGATGAATGGATCGTAAAAGAATTATTAGAAAGAGTTAAAAAAATCAAAGCTGAGCAAGGAACTTCACAATCCGAAGAAGGAGCTTTAGCTAAATAG
- a CDS encoding formylmethanofuran dehydrogenase subunit A, which yields MEYILKNGIVYDPANKIAGEKKDVMFKDGKIVDNVSSDAKVIDVTDKIVMPAGIDPHAHVAGPKLVVGRLYRPEDSRKGVTGKKGVARSESGFSIPSCPATGYRYSRMGYGTVTEAAVPPLEAKHTHEEIMAIPNLDVTPLALFGNNWFVMQFAKEGKIDELAAFISAWLKLTKCYGVKIVNPCGSEAWGWGMNVHGIDDPAPYWDVTSREVITALAKANEKLGLPHSIHIHPNNLGHPGNYPTTIGSLDIVKDVEKNSPVRNQTVHITHAQFHSYAGTSWRDVESGADYVTDYINKNKHVTMDVGQITLDETTTMTADAPFEFDLHQLNGLKWANKDIELETASGIVPCIYSPKAPVSAFQWAVGLELFMGVKDPWQVCLTTDHPNAGPFIRYPRIISWLMSSERRNEMMDNKEVHPWSHRRTALATIDREYDFNEIAIITRAGPAKIYGYQDRGELTPGYNADIAVYDINPFDIDPSKEPAAIEKAFGSAMYTIKDGQIMVKDGEVVSVKPSQTLWTNVKGLEEEEKSVMERVMPDFTRYYSIKFENYQVYDKYLPYPIETTINQASK from the coding sequence ATGGAATACATACTTAAAAACGGTATTGTTTACGACCCTGCCAACAAGATAGCAGGAGAAAAGAAAGACGTAATGTTTAAGGATGGAAAAATCGTTGACAACGTCTCTTCTGATGCTAAAGTAATTGACGTAACTGACAAAATTGTAATGCCTGCAGGAATTGATCCTCACGCTCACGTAGCAGGACCAAAACTTGTTGTAGGTAGGTTATACAGACCTGAAGATTCAAGAAAAGGTGTAACCGGTAAAAAAGGTGTGGCAAGATCAGAAAGTGGATTTTCCATACCAAGCTGTCCTGCAACAGGATACAGGTACTCTAGAATGGGATACGGAACAGTAACAGAAGCAGCTGTACCTCCACTAGAAGCTAAACACACTCACGAAGAAATAATGGCTATACCTAACCTCGACGTTACTCCACTTGCTCTCTTTGGTAACAACTGGTTTGTAATGCAGTTTGCTAAAGAAGGTAAAATCGACGAGCTCGCAGCATTTATTTCTGCATGGTTAAAACTCACCAAATGTTACGGTGTAAAAATAGTTAACCCATGTGGAAGTGAAGCATGGGGATGGGGTATGAACGTACACGGAATTGACGACCCTGCTCCATACTGGGACGTAACTTCTAGAGAAGTAATAACCGCGCTTGCAAAAGCTAACGAAAAGTTAGGATTACCACATTCAATACACATACACCCTAACAATTTAGGACACCCAGGAAACTACCCAACAACCATAGGATCTTTAGACATAGTCAAAGACGTTGAGAAAAACTCACCTGTCAGAAACCAGACTGTCCACATAACTCACGCTCAGTTCCACTCATACGCTGGTACAAGCTGGAGAGATGTTGAATCTGGTGCAGATTATGTTACAGATTACATAAACAAAAATAAACACGTAACAATGGACGTTGGACAGATAACCCTTGACGAAACCACAACCATGACAGCTGATGCTCCATTTGAATTTGACTTACACCAGCTAAACGGTCTCAAATGGGCTAACAAGGATATTGAACTGGAAACAGCATCTGGTATTGTACCATGTATTTACTCACCAAAAGCTCCAGTTTCAGCTTTCCAGTGGGCTGTTGGATTAGAGTTATTCATGGGAGTCAAAGACCCATGGCAAGTTTGTTTAACAACTGACCACCCTAACGCAGGTCCATTCATAAGATACCCAAGAATCATCTCCTGGTTAATGAGCAGCGAAAGAAGAAATGAAATGATGGACAACAAAGAAGTCCACCCATGGTCTCACAGAAGAACCGCACTCGCAACCATTGACAGGGAATACGACTTCAATGAAATAGCAATCATTACTAGGGCAGGACCAGCTAAAATCTACGGATATCAGGACAGAGGTGAACTCACACCTGGTTACAATGCAGACATAGCTGTATACGACATTAACCCATTTGACATAGACCCATCTAAAGAACCTGCAGCCATAGAAAAAGCATTTGGCTCTGCAATGTACACAATTAAAGATGGTCAAATCATGGTTAAAGACGGTGAAGTTGTAAGCGTCAAACCAAGCCAGACCTTATGGACCAACGTAAAAGGATTAGAAGAAGAAGAAAAATCAGTAATGGAAAGGGTAATGCCTGACTTTACCAGATATTATTCAATTAAATTTGAAAACTATCAGGTATATGACAAATATTTACCTTACCCAATTGAAACAACAATTAATCAAGCAAGTAAATAA
- a CDS encoding formylmethanofuran dehydrogenase subunit C yields MLSLKTITLDQIKTSPIALEFDEIIPDNVYTWEKADFEKYMVPIGNSRFPLTDYFTIEVEGDAESADDVKMVINGDCGRVKYIGSKMGAGEIIVNGDADLHCGAEMTGGSITVNGNADSYAGREMKGGSLTITGNTREFCGASYIGDWRGMSGGTITLHGNAGKQLGECLSGGKIIVKGNCDILAGIHMTKGYIQIDGDVTRWPGGQMKNGDIVVNGELGRLLEGFTQEGIYDDPEIEGEVLSGKYIKYIGDIALNGKGRLWLNAEKNRDKL; encoded by the coding sequence GTGTTAAGCTTGAAAACAATAACTTTAGATCAAATAAAGACTTCCCCAATAGCACTGGAATTCGATGAAATAATTCCAGATAACGTATACACTTGGGAAAAAGCAGACTTTGAAAAGTATATGGTGCCAATTGGAAACTCAAGATTCCCACTTACAGACTACTTTACTATAGAAGTGGAAGGAGATGCTGAAAGTGCTGACGATGTAAAAATGGTCATAAATGGAGATTGTGGCAGAGTAAAATACATCGGTAGCAAAATGGGTGCAGGTGAAATCATAGTTAACGGAGACGCGGATTTACACTGCGGAGCTGAGATGACCGGAGGTTCCATCACAGTTAACGGAAATGCAGACAGTTACGCCGGCAGGGAAATGAAGGGAGGATCCCTTACCATCACCGGAAATACCAGAGAATTCTGCGGAGCATCATACATTGGTGACTGGAGAGGAATGAGTGGAGGAACCATAACTCTCCACGGAAACGCTGGTAAACAGCTCGGTGAATGTTTATCCGGTGGTAAAATAATCGTCAAAGGAAACTGTGATATTCTCGCAGGTATCCACATGACCAAAGGTTACATCCAGATCGATGGTGACGTAACCAGGTGGCCTGGTGGACAGATGAAAAACGGTGACATCGTTGTTAACGGAGAACTCGGTCGTTTACTTGAAGGATTTACTCAGGAAGGTATATACGACGATCCTGAAATTGAAGGAGAAGTATTATCCGGAAAATACATAAAATACATCGGTGACATTGCTTTAAACGGAAAAGGCCGATTATGGCTAAATGCTGAAAAGAACAGGGATAAACTCTAG
- a CDS encoding DUF2097 domain-containing protein, whose product METEIILSANDVVDYVKNEVKQYDILEISYNMVYVPGEVLDIEEDEEDESLNLTLQLQGELLNDTVHLDLTNIKDDILEIRHTNTDDELVIIVIEETLK is encoded by the coding sequence ATGGAAACTGAAATAATATTAAGTGCCAATGACGTTGTAGATTACGTCAAAAATGAAGTTAAACAGTATGATATTCTGGAAATTTCTTATAATATGGTTTATGTACCTGGAGAAGTCTTGGATATAGAAGAAGATGAAGAGGATGAAAGCTTAAACCTTACACTTCAATTACAGGGTGAATTGTTGAATGATACAGTCCATCTTGATTTAACAAATATTAAAGATGATATACTGGAAATTCGACATACCAATACCGACGATGAACTTGTTATAATTGTCATTGAAGAAACTTTAAAATAA
- a CDS encoding DUF2097 domain-containing protein: MEKEITMDCDAAIEYIKNNVKTYDNIELSYNRVYTPGEVINVETECLKDRETCSVMVQVQGDTLNSTIEIDLEEVKDDLIEIRHTPKGQENVTVIVIDRCGD, from the coding sequence ATGGAAAAAGAAATAACAATGGATTGTGACGCTGCTATTGAATACATAAAAAATAACGTAAAAACCTATGACAACATAGAATTATCTTATAATAGAGTTTATACTCCTGGAGAAGTTATAAACGTTGAAACTGAATGTTTAAAAGACAGGGAAACTTGCAGTGTAATGGTTCAAGTACAGGGTGACACCTTAAATTCAACCATTGAAATAGACCTGGAAGAGGTAAAAGACGACTTAATTGAAATTAGACATACTCCTAAAGGCCAGGAAAATGTAACTGTAATTGTTATTGACAGATGCGGCGATTAA
- a CDS encoding ATP-binding cassette domain-containing protein has protein sequence MQTKIQDDPMFLEVQNLSVDLKEFYLDNVNLSLDKNSYMVIIGPTGSGKSVLLETIAGFYRAEKGKIFLEGKEITELNPENRGISIVYQDYVLFPHMNIFENISYGLKKKTKDEEIIKSKVLKMAKLLKIDHLLHRNPDTLSGGEKQRTAIARSLIVEPRILLMDEPFSAVDVSTHAYLTKLIKNVIADYETTCIHVTHNFNDVWNLADKVAVMKEGKILQQDIPTEVFSKPSHNFVADFVGIHNIFEGEIIEKEGSLTKIKLDSDLIVYSSDSSEDSGKILVGIRPENVIFSNETFVSSVQNQIKGVVNEIVKVGPIVWIEVKIGQINFKGILTPNSCEKLKIKKGKNIYLSFKSVNVKIIDKKEFYTP, from the coding sequence ATGCAAACGAAAATACAGGATGATCCAATGTTTTTAGAAGTTCAAAATTTAAGTGTTGACCTCAAAGAATTTTACCTTGACAATGTGAATTTAAGTCTGGATAAAAACAGCTACATGGTGATCATCGGCCCCACTGGTTCAGGCAAATCTGTCCTCTTAGAAACAATTGCCGGATTTTACAGGGCAGAAAAAGGGAAAATATTCCTCGAAGGAAAAGAAATAACAGAGTTAAATCCTGAAAACCGTGGGATAAGTATAGTTTATCAGGATTATGTACTTTTTCCCCATATGAACATCTTTGAAAATATATCCTATGGGTTGAAAAAGAAAACAAAAGACGAAGAAATAATAAAATCTAAAGTTTTAAAGATGGCCAAACTCCTTAAGATTGATCATCTTTTACATAGAAATCCTGATACATTAAGCGGCGGTGAAAAACAGAGAACCGCCATTGCAAGATCCCTTATTGTCGAACCACGAATACTGCTTATGGATGAGCCGTTCAGTGCCGTTGATGTAAGTACCCATGCCTACCTTACAAAGCTAATTAAAAATGTAATAGCAGACTATGAAACTACATGCATCCATGTAACTCATAATTTTAATGATGTCTGGAACTTAGCTGATAAAGTGGCAGTTATGAAAGAAGGTAAAATTCTTCAACAGGATATACCCACCGAAGTATTTTCAAAACCTTCCCACAACTTTGTCGCAGACTTCGTAGGTATACACAATATTTTTGAAGGCGAAATCATCGAAAAAGAAGGGTCTCTAACTAAAATAAAGTTAGATTCTGATTTAATCGTATACAGTTCAGATTCATCTGAAGATTCAGGTAAAATCTTAGTAGGTATAAGGCCAGAAAATGTTATTTTTTCAAATGAAACCTTTGTTTCCTCTGTTCAAAATCAGATTAAAGGAGTTGTAAACGAAATTGTAAAAGTTGGCCCTATAGTCTGGATAGAAGTTAAAATAGGACAAATTAACTTTAAAGGGATTTTAACCCCAAATTCATGTGAAAAATTAAAGATTAAAAAAGGGAAAAACATCTATTTAAGTTTTAAATCTGTCAATGTCAAAATAATTGATAAAAAGGAGTTCTATACTCCATAA